Proteins encoded within one genomic window of Xylophilus sp. GOD-11R:
- a CDS encoding TRAP transporter substrate-binding protein — protein sequence MPMTKSAARAALPAFTLALLAALAPVGAQAQTTLKIGYATAKDSHYGIGSTVFCDEVERGTQGRYRCQHFPNSALGGEREQIEALQLGTQDLVNTSTGPVGNFVPEMRIVDLPFLFRDYAHARKVLDGPIGQGMLAQFPKHGLVALAWTENGFRQMTNSKRDIVKPSDAAGLKMRTMENKVHMDGYRTFGIMPTPMAFPELFGAMQQGTVDGQENPIPVILSAKFAQVQKHLSMTNHVYSPALLLISPRTWEKVSAADKTVFLEAAKKGAAAQRKKVNDDEEQGLALLEKAGMTVTRNVDGAAFREAIKPAYVGYAKEFGADRIKQIQDVQ from the coding sequence ATGCCCATGACGAAGAGTGCCGCGCGCGCCGCATTGCCTGCGTTCACCCTTGCATTGCTGGCCGCCCTGGCGCCCGTCGGCGCCCAGGCGCAGACCACCCTGAAGATCGGCTACGCCACGGCCAAGGACTCCCACTACGGCATCGGCTCCACCGTCTTCTGTGACGAGGTCGAGCGCGGCACGCAGGGCCGCTACCGCTGTCAGCACTTCCCCAACTCGGCGCTCGGCGGCGAGCGCGAGCAGATCGAGGCGCTGCAGCTGGGCACACAGGACCTGGTCAACACTTCCACCGGGCCGGTCGGCAACTTCGTGCCAGAGATGCGCATCGTCGATCTCCCCTTTCTCTTTCGCGACTACGCCCATGCGCGCAAGGTGCTCGACGGCCCGATCGGCCAGGGCATGCTGGCACAGTTTCCCAAGCACGGGCTGGTCGCGCTGGCCTGGACCGAGAACGGCTTTCGCCAGATGACCAACAGCAAGCGCGACATCGTCAAACCGTCGGACGCCGCCGGGTTGAAGATGCGAACGATGGAGAACAAGGTGCACATGGACGGCTATCGCACCTTCGGCATCATGCCCACCCCGATGGCGTTTCCGGAACTGTTCGGCGCGATGCAGCAGGGCACGGTCGACGGCCAGGAGAACCCGATCCCGGTCATCCTGTCGGCCAAGTTCGCCCAGGTACAGAAGCATCTGTCGATGACCAACCATGTCTACTCGCCCGCCCTGCTGCTGATCTCGCCGCGCACCTGGGAGAAGGTGTCGGCAGCCGACAAAACAGTCTTTCTGGAAGCCGCCAAGAAAGGAGCCGCGGCCCAGCGCAAGAAGGTCAACGACGACGAGGAGCAAGGCCTGGCGCTGCTGGAGAAAGCCGGCATGACCGTTACCCGCAACGTCGACGGCGCGGCCTTCCGCGAGGCCATCAAGCCGGCGTATGTCGGCTATGCCAAGGAATTCGGCGCCGACCGCATCAAGCAGATACAGGACGTGCAGTAG
- a CDS encoding TRAP transporter small permease has product MATFERAFLGANRWALILLLGAMSVIIFVNVALRYLTSQSLEWAEEVSRHMMIWLTFLGAGPVLRAGGHIAVENLQDALPRLGGIALRVVVAALLFGFFGFMAWYGWLYMQRTMFQLTAVTQIPFAYVYSAMAIGGLLLIVHFLLIVRGYVMERRFPPDDHFDAAASAAL; this is encoded by the coding sequence GTGGCGACCTTCGAACGCGCGTTTCTCGGCGCCAATCGCTGGGCGCTGATCCTGCTGCTGGGCGCGATGTCGGTCATCATCTTCGTCAACGTGGCCTTGCGTTATCTCACCAGCCAGTCACTCGAATGGGCCGAGGAGGTATCGCGCCACATGATGATCTGGCTCACCTTCCTGGGTGCCGGGCCGGTGCTGCGCGCGGGTGGCCACATCGCGGTGGAGAACCTGCAGGACGCCCTGCCGCGCCTTGGCGGCATCGCGCTGCGCGTGGTGGTCGCCGCCTTGCTGTTCGGCTTCTTCGGCTTCATGGCGTGGTATGGCTGGCTCTACATGCAGCGCACCATGTTCCAGCTGACCGCCGTCACGCAGATTCCGTTCGCCTATGTCTACAGCGCGATGGCGATCGGCGGCCTGCTGCTGATCGTTCATTTTTTGCTGATCGTGCGCGGCTACGTGATGGAACGCCGGTTCCCGCCGGACGACCATTTCGATGCCGCCGCCAGCGCGGCGCTTTGA